A single window of Nocardioides kongjuensis DNA harbors:
- a CDS encoding RimK/LysX family protein: MVAGWREWVRLPALGVGPVKAKLDTGARTSALHAFDLHEFERDGVAWVRFSIHPWQRSAEDAVYVECPVHDRRTIRSSTGHTQQRIVVLTELELLGRTITTEVTLTRRDEMGFRMLVGREALRQGFLVDSGRSYLGGRPPRRVRRKNRGRSEVTS, from the coding sequence GTGGTCGCCGGATGGCGCGAGTGGGTGCGCCTGCCCGCACTGGGAGTCGGCCCCGTCAAGGCCAAGCTCGACACCGGTGCCCGCACGTCGGCGCTGCACGCCTTCGACCTCCACGAGTTCGAGCGCGACGGCGTCGCCTGGGTCCGGTTCTCGATCCACCCGTGGCAGCGTTCGGCCGAGGACGCGGTCTACGTCGAGTGCCCGGTCCACGACCGGCGGACGATCCGCAGCTCGACGGGCCACACGCAGCAGCGCATCGTGGTCCTCACCGAGCTCGAGCTGCTCGGGCGCACCATCACCACCGAGGTGACGCTCACCCGGCGCGACGAGATGGGCTTCCGGATGCTGGTCGGCCGCGAGGCGCTGCGGCAGGGCTTCCTCGTCGACTCCGGCCGCTCCTACCTCGGCGGCCGCCCGCCGCGCAGGGTGCGGCGCAAGAACCGCGGACGCTCCGAGGTCACCTCCTGA